In a single window of the Eshraghiella crossota genome:
- the trmD gene encoding tRNA (guanosine(37)-N1)-methyltransferase TrmD produces the protein MNFHVLTLFPEMVLNGLNTSITGKAVKNGLINIEATDIRNYSKDKHNHVDDYPYGGGAGMVMQPMPVYDAYIDAVKNMNGTKRVIYLTPQGKVFNQRMAEEFAKEENLIFLCGHYEGIDERVLDKIVTDDVSIGDYVLTGGELAAMVMIDAISRKVDGVLNNSESSEIETFYDNLLEYPQYTRPEVWEGERVPEVLLSGNHGKIEEWRRQKSIERTCDFRPDLLAKANLSDKDKNYLAEYKSRKK, from the coding sequence ATGAATTTTCATGTGCTGACTTTATTTCCGGAAATGGTTTTAAATGGACTTAATACAAGCATAACCGGCAAAGCTGTAAAAAACGGTCTTATAAATATTGAAGCAACGGATATAAGGAATTATTCCAAGGATAAACATAATCATGTGGATGATTATCCTTACGGCGGAGGAGCCGGTATGGTAATGCAGCCTATGCCCGTATATGATGCATATATTGATGCCGTTAAGAATATGAACGGAACAAAAAGAGTAATATATCTGACTCCACAGGGAAAAGTTTTTAACCAGAGAATGGCAGAAGAGTTCGCAAAAGAAGAAAATCTTATCTTCTTATGCGGACATTACGAGGGAATAGATGAGCGCGTTCTTGATAAGATTGTTACTGACGATGTCTCTATAGGCGACTATGTGCTTACAGGAGGAGAACTTGCAGCAATGGTTATGATAGATGCCATTTCGAGAAAAGTTGACGGTGTTCTAAATAACAGCGAATCTTCTGAGATAGAAACTTTTTATGACAATCTTCTGGAATATCCTCAATATACAAGACCAGAGGTGTGGGAGGGCGAAAGAGTTCCTGAGGTTCTTCTTTCCGGAAACCACGGTAAAATAGAAGAATGGCGCAGACAGAAATCTATCGAAAGAACCTGCGACTTCAGACCGGATTTACTTGCCAAGGCAAACCTTAGCGATAAGGATAAAAATTATCTGGCGGAATATAAAAGCAGAAAAAAATAA